The following are from one region of the Dermacentor albipictus isolate Rhodes 1998 colony chromosome 5, USDA_Dalb.pri_finalv2, whole genome shotgun sequence genome:
- the LOC135899748 gene encoding putative nuclease HARBI1, giving the protein MAFFSGVPFRVACAAAAVAQRRRPEVDDAFEELTEEEFRQYFRLSKRTARSLCDELDPIIGCQRASGLSTERKVLCALRFFATGSFQRSVGREEHVGMAQSAVSSTIHEVTEAIISVSARRKLVDFPFAPSAKDEAKAAFARRGAIPGVLACVDGTLIAIMKPEGLSPADTASFMSRKGYYALNVMVVCNAELRILVVDPRFPGSCHDSWVWQHNPLRARLAAQLQPGEYLLGDSGYPLEPWLLVPVPGSHAGTTSEGHYNQEHASMRNVVERCIGVLKSKFRCLQRFRTLLYSPDRAARINYACVALHNIALDAGDWTLDDYGGEVPPP; this is encoded by the exons ATGGCGTTTTTCTCTGGCGTGCCTTTTCGTGTCGCCTGTGCGGCTGCTGCAGTCGCGCAGAGACGACGACCCGAGGTAGACGATGCATTTGAAGAGTTGACGGAAGAAGAGTTCCGGCAGTATTTTCGTCTGTCCAAACGAACAGCGCGTAGCTTGTGCGACGAGCTTGACCCCATCATTGGATGCCAGCGAGCGAGTGGCCTTTCCACAGAAAGGAAGGTGTTGTGCGCGCTGCGATTCTTCGCCACCGGAAGCTTCCAGAGGAGCGTTGGTCGCGAGGAACACGTAGGCATGGCACAGTCGGCCGTGAGCAGCACCATTCACGAGGTGACGGAGGCCATCATTTCCGTGTCTGCCCGGAGAAAGTTGGTGGACTTTCCCTTCGCACCGTCTGCCAAGGATGAGGCTAAGGCGGCGTTCGCGCGACGCGGCGCCATCCCAGGCGTGCTAGCGTGCGTCGACGGCACGTTGATCGCCATCATGAAGCCAGAGGGACTCAGCCCGGCCGACACGGCGAGCTTCATGTCCAGAAAGGGTTATTACGCCCTAAACGTCATGGTC GTTTGCAACGCGGAACTTCGCATCCTTGTTGTGGACCCCCGGTTCCCTGGTTCATGCCATGACTCTTGGGTGTGGCAGCATAATCCACTGCGTGCACGCCTAGCCGCACAACTGCAGCCTGGCGAGTATCTGCTTG GAGACTCAGGATATCCTCTCGAGCCATGGCTGCTTGTTCCAGTACCTGGCAGCCATGCCGGCACCACCTCTGAAGGCCACTACAACCAGGAGCACGCATCCATGCGCAATGTTGTGGAGAGATGTATCGGGGTGTTGAAAAGCAAGTTCCGCTGCTTGCAGCGCTTTCGGACACTGCTATACAGCCCCGATAGAGCAGCGCGAATCAATTATGCATGCGTTGCTCTCCATAACATTGCCTTGGACGCGGGCGACTGGACATTGGACGATTATGGTGGGGAAGTGCCACCACCTTAG